The Flavobacterium johnsoniae genomic sequence CCCAAAACACCACACACTCACAAATGAAAATGTTTTTGACTCGTATGGGAAAAAACGCCAAATTTATGATTACAGGTGATCCAGGACAGGTCGATTTACCAAGAAGAACTATTTCTGGTCTTAAAGAAGCAATTTTGGTTCTGAAAGACATTGACGGAATCGGAATTATTTATCTGGATGATAAAGATATCGTGCGTCATAGATTGGTTAAAAAGGTAATTGACGCTTATAAACAAATCGAAAATCACGATTAAGTTTAATTTTTAGTGAAATGTTAAATGTAAATCGTGAATTGTGTTTTGACATTTATTAATATTCGTTTTGCATTTTTTTAGAAGTGCAAAACGAATATTTTTTTATGTATTAAAAGAATTCATTATTCTAAATAAATGGAAAGTAAAATTATTTTGGTAGTTGGTTTGCTGTTTTTTGCTTTTAGAGTTTATGCTCAAAAAAGTGAAAATAAAAAATCAGAGAATTACTCAAAGAAATTATCTGGAAAAGAAATTGTATCAGGATTAAATAGATTAAATTTTTTCAATCTGACAGATAAAAAGGATTTAAAAATTACAAAAGAAGATTTTAAGAAATCTTACGATAAATTGAGTTTTTTTGAAGGTCATATGAGAGAAGATTTAAGTTTTACGGACAATAGATTTTATTTTATTGATTCTGAAACATTATTTGAAGGAGAAGGATTAATTCAATATTTAGAAACTGTAAAAATTTCATTTGATAAATTAAATTTAAAACTTTTAGTGTCTGATGAATTTGAAGATCAGACTGATAAACATTTACTTCATAAAATAAAATTAAACGGAAAAGAATATATTGCTTTCAATAATGATTTTGGCAATTATGACTGGACTATAGCGTATTTGAATTTTATTGAAATGTTAAATGATCAGCTTAAAATTCAAGGAACTGACGAACAATTTTATCCAATTAGTTCAGGAAATGATGGCAGAATTGTTTTATTGACTAAAAAGCAGTTTGAATTTGTAAAAATGAATTATCCAAACGATAAAGAGCATCCAAAAGAAATTATTGATTGGAAAGACGGCTTCAAATATTAAAAATATAAAGAAATGAAACAACTCGATGATTTCTACCTAAACCAAGAAGAACCTATAAAAGGAATATTTTTGGCATTAAAAGAAATCATTTTAAAACAAGATTCAGATATTACAAATACTTTAAAATACGGAATGCCTTTTTTCTCTTATAAAGGAAAAATGTTCTGCTATTTCTGGATTCATAAAAAACTCAAACAACCTTATATCGGAATTGTAGAAGGAAAACATTTTGATGAAGATTTTCTTCTTCAAGAAAAACGTTCAAGAATGAAAATTTTATTGCTCGATTCTGAAAAAGATTTGCCTTTGGAACAAATTAAATTTGTGGTTCAAAAGGCTATAAATTTATACAAATCGGGAATTGTTAAGATTTAATTATTTAAAAAAGCAATTTTTAAACGAATAGTTAAATAAATAATAAACTTGCCTCAATTTTAGCTTTCAAAGCTTGTAATCTTTGTCTAGCCGAGCTTAAAATCGTAAATTTGCATATCATCGATATTTGATAAATATGACAAAACTTAAAAATATAAAAGTTGTAGTAAGCGACCTTGACGGAACTTTACTCAACCCACAACACAGAATTTCAGAATATACCAAATCAATTTTTCAAGAACTTCATAATCAAGGTTATCTAATTGTTGTAGCTACAGGACGTCATCATCTTGATGCCATGGCGATTATTGACAAACTTGAAATTCCTGTTTATTTGGTAAGCTCTAATGGAGGAAGAATTCATTCGCCAAATAAAGAAGAACTTTTCGCTTTTAACTTAGATAGTGATGTTGTAAAAGCCGCGTTAAATATAGAAATTGATCCCGACGTTACGGTTGTTTTATTCAAAGAAAACGTTTGGCAAACTAATAAATGGAACGAAAGATTAAACTCATTTCAAGCCGAACTGAAATACCGTCCAGAATTAGTTGATTATAAAACGATAGAAGATTTCAAGGCAATAAAAATCTTCTTTTCATGCGATAATCACGAAAAGTTAGTAAAAGTAAGAGATGCTGTTTTGGCCAATTCTTCAGAACATTTGCATCACGCTTTCAGTTTGCCAACTTGCTTAGAATTTATGGATAAATCTGTAGATAAGGCAGTTGCAATTTCCAAAGTCTTAGAAAAAGAAGGGTTTACAATGGATGAAGCCGTTTCTTTTGGAGATGGTTTTAATGATTTGCAAATGTTGTCTGCAACCGGAAGAGGATTAATTATGGGAAATGCGCCTTCGATTCTAAAAGATGCTTTGCCTGATTTAGAAGTAATTAAAACAAATGCTGAAGATGGAGTTGCAAAGTATATCGCAACTAAAATTTTAGATAAAGAATTAGCAGCGAGTTAAAATCAAATTAGATTTTTCACATAAATCAGAATCCTTGAAGGTCTTTCTTCAAGGATTTTTTGTTAAAGGCATATTTATGTGAAGATTTTCGCAAGGAAATAGTTAAAACATTTTTTTAGAAGTTTTGAGAGTGTATTTTTGTTTTCTCAAAAACACATTCATGATAACAAAAAACATTTTTACCGCAGCCTTTTTATTTCTTTCAGTTTTAGGAAATACCCAAGAATTGAAATTAGAAGAAATAATGAAAGGCGAATCTTTTATTGGAAATCAACCCACAAACGGACGCTGGTCTTTAGACGGTAAAAAGGTTTATTTTGAATGGAATCCAAAAGATGAATTAGGATCAAGTACTTTTTTCTGGCAAAAAGGAATGTCGA encodes the following:
- a CDS encoding DUF1801 domain-containing protein, translating into MKQLDDFYLNQEEPIKGIFLALKEIILKQDSDITNTLKYGMPFFSYKGKMFCYFWIHKKLKQPYIGIVEGKHFDEDFLLQEKRSRMKILLLDSEKDLPLEQIKFVVQKAINLYKSGIVKI
- a CDS encoding Cof-type HAD-IIB family hydrolase — translated: MTKLKNIKVVVSDLDGTLLNPQHRISEYTKSIFQELHNQGYLIVVATGRHHLDAMAIIDKLEIPVYLVSSNGGRIHSPNKEELFAFNLDSDVVKAALNIEIDPDVTVVLFKENVWQTNKWNERLNSFQAELKYRPELVDYKTIEDFKAIKIFFSCDNHEKLVKVRDAVLANSSEHLHHAFSLPTCLEFMDKSVDKAVAISKVLEKEGFTMDEAVSFGDGFNDLQMLSATGRGLIMGNAPSILKDALPDLEVIKTNAEDGVAKYIATKILDKELAAS